Proteins encoded in a region of the Clostridium butyricum genome:
- a CDS encoding galactose ABC transporter substrate-binding protein has translation MKILRKIIGKILIISIFMNFISMYMVSGKSTINPNKIINVSVLLYKGDDKYINKVKMNLEKIQEKNKDKINYKFYDGEEKQSIQNSQLEQILKEGTDLILLNIVDIDSAESVINRIKMSNIPVILFNREPISLESIKSYGKALFIGADGAEAGRIQGKIINQAWDEKGIYDKNNDNVFQYILIKGEKNNVETQLRSKYVIMSLNEYGINTLEVASEYCNWDKDYAKLVVKSLFLRYGNVIEGIICNNDEMAEGSIEALHEFGYNMGNLNNNNVIVVGIDGLDEALELIKKKEMTGTVVQNIDEMAKALYLVGNNLVQGKDPLYNTKYKFDSSGVAIRIPYSGYVVSKF, from the coding sequence ATGAAAATATTAAGAAAAATAATAGGAAAAATTTTAATAATATCAATATTTATGAATTTCATAAGTATGTATATGGTAAGTGGTAAAAGTACAATAAATCCTAATAAGATAATAAACGTTAGTGTACTTTTGTATAAAGGTGATGATAAATATATAAATAAAGTAAAGATGAATCTTGAAAAGATTCAAGAAAAAAATAAAGATAAAATTAACTATAAATTTTATGATGGAGAAGAAAAACAAAGTATTCAAAATAGTCAGTTAGAACAAATATTAAAAGAAGGAACTGATCTTATTCTTCTGAATATAGTAGATATAGATTCGGCTGAATCAGTGATAAATAGAATAAAAATGAGCAATATACCTGTAATACTATTTAATAGAGAACCAATATCATTAGAAAGCATAAAATCATATGGAAAAGCATTATTTATAGGGGCAGATGGTGCAGAAGCGGGAAGGATTCAAGGAAAAATAATAAATCAAGCATGGGATGAAAAAGGAATATATGATAAAAATAATGATAATGTATTTCAATATATTCTTATTAAAGGTGAAAAGAATAATGTAGAGACTCAATTAAGAAGTAAATATGTAATAATGAGCTTAAATGAATATGGTATAAACACTTTAGAGGTAGCATCTGAATATTGTAATTGGGATAAAGATTATGCTAAACTTGTAGTAAAGAGTCTGTTCTTAAGATATGGAAATGTTATAGAAGGAATAATATGTAATAATGATGAGATGGCAGAAGGAAGCATTGAAGCACTTCATGAATTTGGATATAATATGGGTAATTTAAATAATAATAATGTAATTGTAGTTGGAATAGATGGATTAGATGAGGCATTGGAACTAATTAAAAAGAAAGAAATGACAGGGACCGTAGTTCAGAATATAGATGAAATGGCAAAAGCTTTATATCTTGTAGGGAATAATTTAGTTCAAGGAAAAGATCCACTGTATAATACAAAATACAAATTTGACAGCAGTGGTGTTGCTATTCGCATACCATATTCAGGTTATGTAGTTAGTAAATTTTAA
- a CDS encoding ribonuclease J — MINRTKIKSKVKVIPLGGLGEIGKNLTVFEYEEEIVIIDCGMSFPDEELLGIDIVLPDITYLLSNKDKIKGFFITHGHEDHIGGLPYILKQINVPIYATKLTLGLIESKLQEHNMISDCTLNMVKPGDMLETGNFKIEFIRTNHSIADSVSIALHTPIGVIVHTGDFKIDFTPIDREVIDLQRYAQLGKKGVLLLMADSTNATRAGYTMSEKTVGEALDNLFTKADGRVIVATFASSVHRVQQIANASIKYGRKIAFSGRSMERISEVAMSLGYLFIPEEIVIDLNDIKKYPNNKITIITTGSQGEPMAALTRIASGNHRSIQIEKGDMVIISSTPIPGNKKAVSNVIDDLTEKGAEVIYEAIEDIHVSGHACEQELRLIHALLKPKFFVPVHGEYMHLLSHSKIAENMGMNKSNIFILEIGNVFEVSKKNAQIVGNVPSGRVLVDGLGIGDIGNIVLRDRKNLAKYGIITVVIAINRESRSIISGPDIITRGFVYVRDSEELIRGIKGIVSKCVERCLCNNVNQWSEIKSIIRKEVDNYVYTKMKRKPMVLPVIIEI; from the coding sequence ATGATAAATAGGACCAAAATAAAAAGTAAAGTAAAGGTTATTCCGCTAGGAGGCTTAGGAGAAATAGGAAAGAACTTAACTGTCTTTGAATATGAAGAAGAGATAGTAATTATAGATTGTGGAATGTCGTTTCCAGATGAAGAGCTTCTTGGAATCGACATTGTACTTCCTGATATAACGTATTTATTAAGCAATAAAGACAAGATAAAGGGATTTTTCATAACTCATGGGCATGAAGATCATATCGGAGGATTACCCTATATTTTGAAACAAATTAATGTTCCTATCTATGCTACAAAGTTAACTTTAGGATTAATTGAAAGTAAACTACAAGAACATAATATGATTAGTGACTGCACATTAAACATGGTTAAACCAGGTGATATGCTAGAAACAGGCAATTTTAAGATTGAATTTATTAGAACAAATCACAGTATAGCAGATAGTGTATCAATTGCTTTACATACACCTATAGGAGTAATCGTTCATACTGGTGATTTTAAAATTGACTTTACTCCAATTGATAGAGAAGTTATTGATTTGCAAAGATATGCACAGTTAGGAAAAAAAGGAGTACTGCTTTTAATGGCTGATAGTACTAATGCTACTCGTGCAGGTTATACAATGTCAGAAAAGACTGTTGGTGAAGCTTTAGATAATCTTTTTACGAAAGCAGATGGAAGAGTTATAGTAGCTACTTTTGCTTCAAGTGTTCATAGAGTGCAGCAGATTGCAAATGCTTCTATAAAATATGGTAGAAAGATTGCTTTTAGCGGAAGAAGTATGGAAAGAATATCTGAAGTGGCTATGTCATTAGGATATTTATTTATACCAGAAGAAATTGTAATAGATTTAAATGACATAAAAAAATATCCTAATAATAAAATTACAATAATTACAACTGGAAGCCAAGGTGAACCAATGGCAGCACTTACAAGAATAGCTTCAGGAAATCATAGAAGTATTCAAATAGAAAAGGGAGATATGGTAATTATATCATCAACTCCAATACCTGGAAATAAAAAAGCTGTGTCTAATGTTATTGATGATTTAACAGAAAAGGGAGCAGAGGTAATATATGAAGCAATAGAAGATATACATGTTTCAGGTCATGCTTGTGAACAAGAACTTAGGCTTATCCATGCATTATTAAAACCTAAATTTTTTGTGCCAGTACATGGAGAGTATATGCATTTATTAAGTCATTCTAAAATTGCAGAAAATATGGGTATGAATAAGTCAAATATATTTATTTTAGAAATAGGCAATGTGTTTGAAGTATCTAAAAAAAATGCACAAATAGTTGGAAATGTGCCATCAGGAAGAGTTCTTGTAGATGGATTAGGCATTGGAGATATAGGGAATATTGTACTCAGAGATAGAAAGAATTTAGCAAAGTATGGTATCATAACAGTAGTTATTGCTATAAATAGAGAAAGCAGAAGTATAATATCTGGACCAGATATTATTACAAGAGGATTCGTATATGTTAGAGATTCAGAAGAGTTAATTAGAGGTATTAAAGGTATAGTTTCTAAATGTGTAGAGAGATGTCTTTGTAATAATGTAAATCAATGGTCGGAAATTAAGAGTATTATAAGAAAAGAAGTAGATAATTATGTATATACAAAAATGAAAAGAAAGCCTATGGTATTACCGGTAATTATTGAAATATAA
- a CDS encoding CHAP domain-containing protein — MKSKVIKNILLLVLCSSTILSLNLESVQAIWKQDSENRWYWNENGINVTGWKLIQEKWYFFYNNGIMASGWLKEGDKWYYLNTTGEMRIGWFKDIDGKWYHLSSSGSMNTGWLKDSNEMWYYLSDSGAMVTGWIILDGNKYYLEPNGEMATGKITIDGKEYDFGESGALTEGDSSVNDPSLDKEESIPDGSIVEEIRKKAYVVTESSPLNMRLQPSSDSKVVITIPKSSEITVIGKENNGFYKVEYNNKTGYASSKWISFDKPQTENGNNNENSSGNTNISLGSIRTTGPEKNNIHYYSDDNIFYKVKLSPPFTNSSGKPIVGNCTWYAYGRIWEMTGRIPYDAGFTGNGYEWWNANIRSGKYKYGQTPKKGALAVWKSSLPNSGGCGHVAIIEKIENNKIYISESSWHGSYFNYREIYNTDYLYGYIYLDEPNF, encoded by the coding sequence GTGAAAAGTAAAGTTATTAAGAATATTTTATTATTGGTCCTGTGTAGCAGTACCATTTTAAGTTTGAATCTGGAAAGTGTACAAGCTATATGGAAACAGGATTCTGAAAACAGATGGTATTGGAATGAGAATGGAATAAATGTAACTGGATGGAAGCTTATACAAGAAAAATGGTACTTTTTTTATAATAATGGAATTATGGCAAGTGGATGGTTAAAAGAAGGAGATAAGTGGTATTATTTGAATACTACTGGAGAAATGAGAATTGGTTGGTTTAAAGATATTGATGGAAAATGGTATCACTTAAGTTCAAGTGGTTCTATGAATACAGGTTGGCTTAAGGATTCTAATGAGATGTGGTATTATTTAAGTGATAGTGGAGCTATGGTTACAGGGTGGATTATTCTTGATGGAAATAAATATTATCTTGAACCTAATGGTGAAATGGCAACAGGAAAGATAACTATTGATGGTAAAGAATATGATTTTGGAGAAAGTGGAGCTCTAACTGAAGGAGATTCATCAGTTAATGACCCTTCCCTTGACAAAGAAGAAAGTATACCAGATGGAAGTATTGTAGAAGAAATTAGAAAAAAAGCATATGTTGTAACAGAAAGTAGTCCATTAAACATGAGACTTCAACCCTCATCAGATTCTAAAGTTGTTATTACTATTCCTAAAAGTAGCGAAATTACAGTTATAGGAAAAGAAAATAATGGATTTTATAAGGTTGAATATAACAATAAGACAGGCTATGCAAGTAGTAAATGGATAAGTTTTGACAAACCTCAAACTGAAAATGGAAATAATAATGAAAATTCATCTGGAAATACTAATATAAGCCTTGGTTCAATAAGAACTACTGGACCTGAAAAGAATAACATACATTATTATTCTGATGATAATATTTTTTATAAAGTAAAATTATCACCTCCATTTACAAATAGCAGTGGAAAACCTATAGTAGGTAATTGTACATGGTATGCTTATGGCAGAATATGGGAAATGACAGGACGTATACCTTATGATGCTGGTTTCACTGGTAATGGTTATGAATGGTGGAATGCTAATATAAGAAGTGGGAAATATAAGTATGGACAGACTCCAAAGAAAGGGGCTCTTGCAGTCTGGAAGTCATCACTTCCTAATTCAGGAGGGTGTGGTCATGTTGCAATTATTGAAAAAATAGAAAACAATAAGATTTACATTTCAGAATCATCATGGCATGGCTCATATTTTAATTATAGAGAGATCTATAATACAGATTATCTTTATGGATATATTTATTTAGATGAACCTAACTTTTAG